CACTAGCTTTAAACATTTCTGCAAAAGTTGAGATGCCTGCTTCTTTTCCAATTTTTCTAGCCTGGGTAGACATTAGATCCTTATTATTTCACATTTACCACCAGCTGATTCTATTTTTTCTTTTGCTGACTTTGTAAAATAATGTGCTTTTATATTAGCAGAAAATTTAATTTCTCCATCACCTAAAACTCTAATCCCATCATTAATGTCATTAATAATTTTTTTCTCCAGTAATAGCTCAGGAGTAATTTCTTTATAAGAAGAAAGTTTTTCCAAATTTGTTAAGTTTATAATTGTCCAATACCTTTTATTTGGTCTTTCATTAGTTTGAAATTTTGGTAACCTTCTGTACAAAGGAGTTTGTCCACCTTCAAAACCAGCTCTTTTTCCTTTGCCAGATCTTTGACCTTGTCCGTTATTTCCTCTGCCACAGGTTTTTCCATTACCAGAACATCTACCTCGTCCTAAAAGTTTAGGTTTTCTTCTTGAACCTTTATTTGGTTTTAAATCCATTAGTTTCATTTTAAGACGCCCTTATTATTTCTCTTAAATTCATACCTCTTAATTTTGCAACTTCATCAAACTTTCTAAGTTCTTGTAAACCAGAAATCGTAGCTCTTGCTACATTTAATGGTGACCTTGAACCAAGTGACTTAGATAAAATATCTCCAACACCACCTAATTCAAGAACAGTTCTTGCTGCACCACCTGCTTTTATTCCTGTTCCTTCTCTGGCTGGCTTTAACAAGACTTTTGCAGCACATGCTTTACCACATACTGGATGTGGTATTGTTGAATTAATTAAAGGCACAGTAATTAAACTTTTTTTTGCATCTACAACACCTTTTTGAATTGCACCAATTACTTCTGTAGCTTTTCCAACTCCAACTCCAACTTGACCTTTTGCATTTCCAACTATTACAACAGCTCTAAAACTTAACTTCTTGCCACCTTTAACAACCTTTGTAACTCTTCTTATTTGTACAACTTTTTCTATCCATTCAGGAGCTTCAGATTTAGCAGAATCAGGGCCTTTGTCACCACGTCTTTTTCTTTTTCTTCTTGATTCTTTTTTAGTAACCTTTTGAACTATTTCCTGCTCTGTAGCTTCCTCAATACCAGTTAGTTCATCTTCTTCAGCCTCTTCTTGTGGAACAGCAGTTGGGGTTTCAGACTCTTCAACTGGTGCATCCATTTTTATTTCTTGTACTTCAGGTTGTACTTCAGGTAACTTTTCTAATTCATTTTTATTTTCAGTATTTTCTTTATTATCTTCTTCCATAGTTTTAAAACTCCAACCCTTCATTTCTTGCTGCTTCTGCAAAAGCTAAAATTTTTCCATGATATTTACTCCCACCTCGATCAAACACAACATTTTTTATACCAGCATTATCAGCACTTTTGGCAATTTTTTCACCTATTAGTTTTGCAGCTTCTTTAGTCCATGTGGTTTTTAATTCTTTTTTTACTTCAGGATGAAGAGTAGAATATGATAACAGTGTCCTGGCATTTATATCATCAATGATTTGAGCATATATGTGCTTGTTGGATTTAAATATAGATAACCTGGGTCTTTCTTGTGTACCAATAATTTTTTTTCTTAGCCTGAAATGGCGTTTCTTATTTCTTTCTTTTTTTGATGTTTTATTTATCACTTTTTTATTTTACTACTTCTTTACTGCTGATTTCCCTACTTTTCTTCTTATCCTCTCATTAGAATATTTAATTCCCTTTCCTTTATATGGTTCAGGTAACCTTATAGATCTAATATGAGAAGAAAGATCACCAACAATTTGTTTATCAATACCAGTAATTGTTATATGAGTTTGGTTTTTGTCTACCTCTATTTTAGTCTCTTTATTTGGAGTAACCTCTATTTGATTGCTATAGCCTACTTGTAAAACTAACTTATTCCCCTGAAGCAAGGCACGATATCCTACACCAACTATATCTAACTCCTTCTTAAATCCTTGAGTGACTCCAAGAATCATATTTTGAAGTATTGTTCTATAAGTTCCATGTAAACTTTTAAAAAACTTTTCATTGTTATTTCTTGTTAAAACAATCTTTCCATCTTGCTTCTCAACTTTAATATCTTTTCTAAATTGATTTTCTAGCTCACCCTTAGGTCCTTTTACTTTTACTAATTGATTAGTAGGAGATTCAGAAATAGTAACTTCGACTTTCTCTGGTATTTGTACTGGATTTTTTCCTACTCTTGACATAATTTTTAACCTACCAAATTTGACAAAGCACTTCTCCTCCTATACCTTCTTTTCTTGCTTGACGATCTGACATCAAACCTTTACTAGTACTAATTATAGAAACCCCTAAACCACTTAATACTCTTGGAGCATTCTTAGACCTAGTATAAATTCTTAGGCCTGGACTAGATACACGCTTCCATTCCTTAATTAATTTTTCACCTCTTGGACCATATTTTAAATGTATCCTTAATATCTTTTTTACTTTCACTACATCAAGTTCAAGCATTTCATATGAATTAATATATCCTTCTTTTTTTAATACTTCAGCAATTTTAACTTTTATTTTAGAAGCTGGTATATCAACGCTTTCATGCATAGCTTTAATTGCATTTTTTATTCTTGAAATCATGTCACTAATTGGATCTGAATGTGTCATATTTTATTCCCTTTTTAGACAACTGCAAGAGTTGCCACTACTTACCAACTTGCCTTAACTACACCAGGTAACAATCCTTGATGTGCCATTGCTCTTAAACAAAGTCTACAAAGTCCAAAATTCCTGTAATAACCACGAGACCTGCCACACTTTCTACAACGGTTATGGAGTTTTACTTTTGGATATTTACCTTTTAAGACTAATATCCTTTTTTTTCTTTCTCTTTCAATCATGCACAGTTTTGCCATAGTTATATCCTTCTTATTATCCCAAGCGGGCAACGGGATTCGAACCCGCGACGTCAAGCTTGGGAAGCTTGCATTCTACCACTGAATTACACCCGCATTCTTCCATCCTCCAATTCTCTAATCTCTTATTTTCTAAACGGCATCCCTAAAGCACTTAAAAGTTCTTTAGCTTCATTGTCTGTTTTAGCTGTAGTTACAAAAGCAATGTCCATCCCTCTTATATTATCGACCTTGTCAAAGTTAATTTCAGGAAAAACAATTTGTTCTTTTAAACCTAAATTATAATTACCTTTCCCATCAAAACCCTTTGTTGAAACACCATGAAAATCTCGCAGCCTAGGTAAAATAAAATTAACAAGCTTACTGTAAAAATCATACATTCTTTTTGCACGTAAAGTTACCTTACAACCAACAGGTCCACCTTTTCGGATTTTAAAAGTTGAGATTGATTTTTTTGCTCTTGTTATAAGAGGCTTTTGTCCTGTAATTAACTTTAAATCATTAATGCCACTATCTAAGAACTTAGAATCTGACATTGCTTCACCCATGCCCATGTTTACTACAATTTTTTCAAGTACAGGAATCTCATGAACAT
This window of the Candidatus Melainabacteria bacterium genome carries:
- the rplF gene encoding 50S ribosomal protein L6 → MSRVGKNPVQIPEKVEVTISESPTNQLVKVKGPKGELENQFRKDIKVEKQDGKIVLTRNNNEKFFKSLHGTYRTILQNMILGVTQGFKKELDIVGVGYRALLQGNKLVLQVGYSNQIEVTPNKETKIEVDKNQTHITITGIDKQIVGDLSSHIRSIRLPEPYKGKGIKYSNERIRRKVGKSAVKK
- the rplE gene encoding 50S ribosomal protein L5; this translates as MSKKIKNLQERFKAEIIDSLMKKLGYKNVHEIPVLEKIVVNMGMGEAMSDSKFLDSGINDLKLITGQKPLITRAKKSISTFKIRKGGPVGCKVTLRAKRMYDFYSKLVNFILPRLRDFHGVSTKGFDGKGNYNLGLKEQIVFPEINFDKVDNIRGMDIAFVTTAKTDNEAKELLSALGMPFRK
- the rpsH gene encoding 30S ribosomal protein S8, which codes for MTHSDPISDMISRIKNAIKAMHESVDIPASKIKVKIAEVLKKEGYINSYEMLELDVVKVKKILRIHLKYGPRGEKLIKEWKRVSSPGLRIYTRSKNAPRVLSGLGVSIISTSKGLMSDRQARKEGIGGEVLCQIW
- the rplO gene encoding 50S ribosomal protein L15 — encoded protein: MKLMDLKPNKGSRRKPKLLGRGRCSGNGKTCGRGNNGQGQRSGKGKRAGFEGGQTPLYRRLPKFQTNERPNKRYWTIINLTNLEKLSSYKEITPELLLEKKIINDINDGIRVLGDGEIKFSANIKAHYFTKSAKEKIESAGGKCEIIRI
- the rpsE gene encoding 30S ribosomal protein S5 encodes the protein MDAPVEESETPTAVPQEEAEEDELTGIEEATEQEIVQKVTKKESRRKRKRRGDKGPDSAKSEAPEWIEKVVQIRRVTKVVKGGKKLSFRAVVIVGNAKGQVGVGVGKATEVIGAIQKGVVDAKKSLITVPLINSTIPHPVCGKACAAKVLLKPAREGTGIKAGGAARTVLELGGVGDILSKSLGSRSPLNVARATISGLQELRKFDEVAKLRGMNLREIIRAS
- a CDS encoding 50S ribosomal protein L18 — its product is MINKTSKKERNKKRHFRLRKKIIGTQERPRLSIFKSNKHIYAQIIDDINARTLLSYSTLHPEVKKELKTTWTKEAAKLIGEKIAKSADNAGIKNVVFDRGGSKYHGKILAFAEAARNEGLEF
- a CDS encoding type Z 30S ribosomal protein S14, whose product is MAKLCMIERERKKRILVLKGKYPKVKLHNRCRKCGRSRGYYRNFGLCRLCLRAMAHQGLLPGVVKASW